In Mytilus edulis chromosome 13, xbMytEdul2.2, whole genome shotgun sequence, a single window of DNA contains:
- the LOC139502266 gene encoding transcription factor HES-4-A-like, protein MFEMDIHDRENNSMEEKLSRKSKKPLMEKRRRARINNCLLQLKSLVLQAMKKDATHYSKLEKADILEMTVKYLRSMQRRQITSAMAADPTVAAKYSLGYAECASEVARYLGASQGINDNVRNRVMNHISGCTQGSTTGPVNNGQIPLQPLHVQIPQNGHDVMSLPSERLLIQFPEQTSDYTHQHSAYSVPHSDYRSESKTFEPVLLQNGHMMTSHSKQNGLSSHHLKCDVYSNQSKFMDLIRDSRLDNKSALSEPICFKMEMSRHRSSPSTSSSLSTLKDEPVWRPW, encoded by the exons ATGTTTGAAATGGACATTCACGATAGAGAGAATAATTCAATGGAAGAAAAACTATCAAGAAAG AGTAAAAAGCCACTGATGGAAAAGAGACGAAGAGCTAGGATTAATAACTGCTTACTTCAGCTCAAGTCACTAGTCTTACAAGCCATGAAGAAAGAT GCTACACATTATTCAAAACTAGAGAAAGCTGACATTTTGGAAATGACCGTGAAATATCTTCGTTCGATGCAACGACGACAGATTACCTCTGCCATGGCTGCCGATCCAACTGTTGCCGCAAAATATAGTCTCGGATACGCTGAATGTGCGAGTGAAGTCGCGCGATATCTCGGTGCTAGTCAAGGTATTAACGACAATGTAAGAAATCGTGTGATGAATCATATTTCTGGCTGTACTCAAGGCTCGACTACAGGACCTGTAAATAACGGACAAATACCTCTACAACCTTTACATGTGCAAATTCCACAGAACGGACATGACGTCATGTCATTACCTTCGGAACGTCTGCTTATACAGTTTCCCGAGCAAACCAGTGACTATACACATCAGCATAGTGCATATTCCGTGCCGCATTCAGACTATCGTTCCGAgtcaaaaacatttgaaccaGTTTTATTACAAAATGGACATATGATGACGTCACACTCAAAACAAAATGGGTTATCTTCGCATCATCTGAAATGTGATGTGTATTCAAATCAAAGCAAATTTATGGACCTCATTCGAGACTCGAGATTAGACAATAAAAGTGCTCTGTCTGAacctatttgttttaaaatggaaATGTCTCGCCACCGATCTAGTCCTTCAACTTCATCTTCTTTAAGTACATTGAAAGATGAACCAGTATGGCGACCTTGGTAA